In Mustelus asterias unplaced genomic scaffold, sMusAst1.hap1.1 HAP1_SCAFFOLD_201, whole genome shotgun sequence, the following proteins share a genomic window:
- the LOC144485610 gene encoding uncharacterized protein LOC144485610 → MEKPWKCADCGKRYRAPSLLEAHRRSHTGERPFTCSQCGEGFTQSSSLQSHQRVHTGERPFTCSQCGKGFTRSSSLQSHQRVHTGERPFTCSQCWKGFTQSSHLQRHQRVHTGERPFTCSQCRKGFIELSSLQKHQQVHTGERPFTCSQCGKGFTQLSSLQTHQRVHTGKRPLICSQCGKGFTQSSHLQTHQRIHTGERPFTCSQCGKGFIELSSLQKHQRVHTGERPFTCSQCGKGFTQSSSLRTHQRVHTGERPFTCSQCGKGFTQLSSLRTHQRVHIGERPFTCSQCGEGFTQSSHLQKHQRVHTGERPFTCSQCGKGFTQSSSLRTHQRVHTGERPFTCSQCGKGFTQLSSLRTHQRVHTGERPFTCSQCGKGFTVSSQLLRHQQVHE, encoded by the coding sequence atggagaaaccatggaaatgtgcggactgtgggaagaggtacagagccccatctctgctggaagctcatcggcgcagccacactggggagagaccattcacctgctctcagtgtggtgagggattcactcagtcatccagcctgcagtcacaccagcgagttcacactggggagagaccgttcacctgctctcagtgtgggaagggattcactcggtcatccagcttgcagtcacaccagcgagttcacactggggagaggccattcacctgctctcagtgttggaagggattcactcagtcatcccaccttcagagacaccagcgagttcacactggggagaggccattcacctgctctcagtgtaggaagggattcattgagttatccagcctgcagaaacaccagcaagttcacactggggagaggccgttcacctgctctcagtgtgggaagggattcactcagttatccagcctgcagacacaccagcgagttcacactgggaagaggccattaatctgctcgcagtgtgggaagggattcacgcagtcatcccacttgcagacacaccagcgaattcacactggggagaggcccttcacctgctctcaatgtgggaagggattcattgagttatccagcctgcagaaacaccagcgagttcatacgggggagaggccattcacctgctctcagtgtgggaagggattcactcagtcatccagcctgcggacacaccagcgagttcacactggggagagaccgttcacctgctctcagtgtgggaagggattcactcagttatccagcctgcggacacaccagcgagttcacattggggagaggccattcacctgctctcagtgtggggagggattcacgcagtcatcccacctgcagaagcaccagcgagttcacactggggagaggccattcacctgctctcagtgtgggaagggattcactcagtcatccagcctgcggacacaccagcgagttcacactggggagaggccgttcacctgctctcagtgtgggaagggattcactcagttatccagcctgcggacacaccagcgagttcacactggggagaggcccttcacctgctctcagtgtgggaagggattcacagtttcatcccagctgctgagacatcaacaagttcacgagtga